The Gammaproteobacteria bacterium DNA window ACCAAAACCAACCTAATAAAGGCTCTTCTTGTGTTTTACCAATTAACGCGGTAATAAATTTGCCTTGTTCAATGGAAGCAATTGATTCTGTTAATTTGGTACTTTCAACTTGATAAGAATTAAGTGCATCTTCATAAGATTTAACGGCACGTCCATTAAGACCCAACTGACCATAACCATATGCAATAGCAAGTAATCCTTCTTGGACTGGCGTGGTTGTCAAACGACGATTTTTCAACTCCAACCAAGGAGTTAATGCTTTCTCATAGTTACCTTGTTCACTATGCGCCCACCCCATAGTTAATAATGAAATATCAGAATACAAGCCACTTAATCGCACATCCTCCAAATAGCTCTGCGCCTTTTCTGGTTGTGCTTTTAATAGTGCCAAACCGGCAACAAGATTAGATTTATCCCGCAATGTTAATTGATCAGAATTCCTTACTTTTTGTTTGCTGGCGCTTTTTAAGCTATCAATTCCATCATCGACATTGCCATTCCTAATATGTGCAATACCGAGATTATGCAGTGCATATGGTTTATGTGATTTGGGCGCTTTCCAACTATCTAATGTTGCGATAGCTTTTTCTGGTTGACCGATATCTAGATAAATTTGACTCTTTAGTAATTTAACATCATTAAAAATATCTTCATGTACAGCACCTTTGATGTTTTTTACGTACTCTGCTGATTTCGCTAAATAACCACGCTGATAAGATATTTTTGCAAGATAATAGTAGGCTCTATTTTTAACTGCATCATCAGTGTTTTCTTCTAGAATTCTAGCGAAGATTTTACCAGCTTCGTGATGCATGCCATAAGATAACTCTATTCCTCCTAATAGTAACTCATCATCTGGGCGATGATGTGCGACTCGATTTAGTTGTTGCGCTGCCAATAAGTGTGTAATTGATGTGAAATAATCATCTTGAAAGAAATGAAATAACACTTCACCGTAATGCAGATCTTTGACTGTATTGATGACTACATTTTCTTCAGCATAAGTAACCGTACTTGCTGACAGGCAAATAATCACAAAATACCTAATTAATCTAAGCAACATAGTCATTATTCAGTAACAGTTTAATTAGCAACTTCTTTAACCGATTCGTTTATTGCCATTCTTTAATAATAAATTCAGGCTGTTTTTTTATTTCACGATCTGAAATTTTCAACTCTAAATATTTCGCACCTAAACCTTTCTTTACCTTAATATCTGCACCACGACGGTAATCGCGGCCATTCGGCCCTTTACCTACAAGTATTGCGACTAGTTCATGTTCACCACTGGTGACATTGCCAATATATAGCTGTTGAACACCGCCACGATGTAATGCATCCACTTCTCGTTTGGTATAGAGGTAATTTGCAACGATTTTGTCATCTAACTTCAATTGCACAGAATCCAGATCAAAGAAATCACCAACGTCAACTGAAACGAATACAGCTATTTGCGTGTTTGCCGGAAAAAGCAATTCCTCTTCAAGCACGTAAAGATCGCGGTTAATCTCTAAAACTTCTTTCTTGAGATTTTGAACTCGTCCATCTAGCGACTTAAACTCATCATCCAGACTCTCATCTGTCTGCGTTGCAGCAATAACGCCACCCGTAATCATCAAAGTAACTATAAATATTAGTATTTTTGTAGGCATGTATACCCCCTTTAAATTATTCATACTCATCGGCTTAATACCTGACCGAGAAGAACAACTGCAATACTGCCGCATCAAATGAATATGTATCATCTGTAATGACAGAAAGGTCTTCTATCCCGCTATAATCGTCATACTGCGAATCGATATATTCTGCAGAAAAATTCAACGTCCCGTTATTGAAACCTGAATACTCATTAAAAATTTTATAACTGATCTTGCCGCCAATTGAATGACTATCAAATGAGCTTAATTCTTTATCTCTAGCCATATAATTTTGTGCGACAGCAAAGTTATTACTATAGAAATCCGCTGCATCTTGAGTGTAATAGCGTAAATACAAATCAGTTAACCAGCGTTCTCCGAAATATTGGGAGTAAGTAAAATCTACTGTATGCGCAACTATGTCCCAAGTATCCCTGAAATATCGATAACCCAATGATGTTGCACCTTTAAAGTCCCAGTACTTAGTGGCACGCACAGCAGTTGCTTGGCTTGTACGTGTTCCTGGATACACTTCAGACCCAAGTCCTTGAGGCACATTGCCTATTATGACAAAACGATATGGATTATTAATGAAACCATCTTCAATTATGGCTTCATAAGATAAGCTTGCTTTAATTTTACTGGTAAGCACTTGTGATATGGATGCGCGATATTGTGTACGCCTTAAGTCTTCCTCAAACTCAGGTGCATCAACACGCATAATAGTATCCCAACCATATGTAAAACCTAAGCTAACAGTAGTTAAATCACCGAACATATCATGTGATATGTCAAAACCAGCTGTATTAGCTTCGTAATCATTCTCATCGCTGTAAGTGTAAAATGTACTCATTAGGGTGTTGTCGTACAAATAATTACCGCCGATAGTGTATTCATCTCTATCTTCAGAGTACTTACTTGCACCCGCCAACACATCAGGAGATGCAGCTGTAATGCTGTCTTGATGATATTTCCCGTACACAGAAAATTTGTTTGCAAAACTTTTTCGTACTAACACAGTAGCTCCATCCACTTCTACTCCACCACCGTCATAGTAGTGATACTGAATATCTGCTCTATCTTCTG harbors:
- a CDS encoding AraC family transcriptional regulator, with translation MPTKILIFIVTLMITGGVIAATQTDESLDDEFKSLDGRVQNLKKEVLEINRDLYVLEEELLFPANTQIAVFVSVDVGDFFDLDSVQLKLDDKIVANYLYTKREVDALHRGGVQQLYIGNVTSGEHELVAILVGKGPNGRDYRRGADIKVKKGLGAKYLELKISDREIKKQPEFIIKEWQ
- a CDS encoding DUF3570 domain-containing protein → MVVTKVQFNICAIIINALIGLLMIGRPVFSAALPEDRADIQYHYYDGGGVEVDGATVLVRKSFANKFSVYGKYHQDSITAASPDVLAGASKYSEDRDEYTIGGNYLYDNTLMSTFYTYSDENDYEANTAGFDISHDMFGDLTTVSLGFTYGWDTIMRVDAPEFEEDLRRTQYRASISQVLTSKIKASLSYEAIIEDGFINNPYRFVIIGNVPQGLGSEVYPGTRTSQATAVRATKYWDFKGATSLGYRYFRDTWDIVAHTVDFTYSQYFGERWLTDLYLRYYTQDAADFYSNNFAVAQNYMARDKELSSFDSHSIGGKISYKIFNEYSGFNNGTLNFSAEYIDSQYDDYSGIEDLSVITDDTYSFDAAVLQLFFSVRY